One genomic segment of Ctenopharyngodon idella isolate HZGC_01 chromosome 7, HZGC01, whole genome shotgun sequence includes these proteins:
- the galns gene encoding N-acetylgalactosamine-6-sulfatase — protein MAACVCQTAGSQHDPNIIIMLMDDMGWGDLGVFGEPSKETPNLDVMAAQGMLFPNFYTANPLCSPSRAALLTGRLPVRNGFYTTNAHARNAYTPQEIVGGISQDEILLPELLKKKDYISKIVGKWHLGHRTQYLPLKHGFDEWFGAPNCHFGPYNDSFRPNIPVYNNSEMKGRYYEDFEINVKTGESNLTQIYLEEGLKFITQQATAQRPFFLYWAPDATHAPVYASKHFLGKSQRGRYGDAVMELDYSVGQILARLVSLGIHNNTLVFFTSDNGAAVMSGPQQSGSNGPFLCGKETTFEGGMREPAIAWWPGRIPAGTVSHQLGSVMDLFSTSLSVAGVLPPDDRVIDGLDLSPALFNDSLQDRPIFYYRGNQMMAVRIGQYKVHYWTWSNSWEEFNMGINFCPGQEVPGVTTHTQEEHTLLPLIFHLGRDPGERYPISVQSKEYRDVLSQVTAVVQQHQDALIPGAPQLNMCDLAVMNWSPAGCERLGKCLKGPESKPWKCDWPH, from the exons ATGGCAGCATGTGTGTGTCAGACTGCAGGAAGCCAGCATGATCCAAACATCATCATCATGCTTATGGATGAT ATGGGATGGGGTGATTTGGGGGTTTTTGGCGAGCCGTCCAAGGAAACTCCAAACTTGGATGTGATGGCCGCACAGGGAATGCTGTTTCCGAACTTCTACACCGCCAACCCTCTGTGTTCCCCCT CCAGGGCCGCTCTGCTCACGGGAAGACTTCCTGTGCGGAATGGATTCTACACCACCAATGCTCATGCTAGGAATG CATACACACCTCAGGAGATAGTGGGGGGAATATCTCAGGATGAGATCCTGCTTCCAGAACTGCTGAAAAAGAAAGACTATATCAGCAAGATCGTCGGCAAGTG GCACCTTGGGCACAGAACTCAATACTTGCCTCTGAAGCATGGCTTTGATGAATGGTTTGGTGCTCCAAACTGCCATTTCGGCCCTTACAATGACAGCTTCCGTCCCAATATACCCGTCTACAACAACTCTGAAATGAAGGGAAG GTATTACGAAGACTTTGAGATTAATGTGAAAACAGGGGAATCCAACCTCACCCAAATCTATCTGGAG GAAGGCTTGAAGTTTATCACTCAGCAAGCCACGGCCCAGCGGCCCTTCTTTCTCTACTGGGCTCCAGATGCAACTCACGCGCCTGTCTACGCCTCAAAACACTTCCTGGGAAAGAGTCAGAGGGGACG TTATGGCGATGCAGTGATGGAGCTGGATTACAGCGTTGGCCAGATTCTGGCTCGGCTGGTCAGTCTGGGCATCCACAACAACACATTGGTGTTCTTCACCTCGGATAACGGGGCAGCAGTGATGTCTGGACCGCAACAAA GCGGCAGCAACGGTCCGTTCCTCTGCGGGAAGGAGACTACATTTGAAGGTGGGATGAGGGAACCAGCCATTGCCTGGTGGCCTGGACGGATCCCTGCTGGCACA GTGAGTCATCAGTTGGGCAGTGTGATGGATCTCTTCAGCACGAGTCTTTCTGTGGCTGGCGTTCTTCCCCCTGATGACCGTGTCATTGATGGTCTCGATTTAAGCCCTGCACTCTTCAACGACTCACTGCAGGACAG ACCCATCTTCTATTATCGTGGCAACCAGATGATGGCAGTGCGGATCGGGCAATACAAGGTGCACTATTGGACTTGGAGCAACTCATGGGAGGAATTCAACATG GGAATAAACTTCTGCCCGGGTCAGGAGGTTCCTGGtgtcaccacacacacacaagaggaACACACCCTGTTGCCGCTCATCTTCCACCTGGGACGGGACCCCGGGGAGAGATACCCAATCAG CGTCCAGTCGAAGGAGTACAGGGATGTTCTCAGTCAGGTGACCGCAGTCGTGCAGCAGCATCAGGACGCTCTGATCCCCGGAGCGCCGCAGCTCAACATGTGTGATCTGGCAGTGATG AACTGGAGTCCTGCTGGCTGTGAGCGGCTGGGCAAATGTCTTAAAGGGCCGGAGTCAAAGCCATGGAAGTGTGACTGGCCACATTAA